In Paenibacillus sp. FSL R7-0345, a single window of DNA contains:
- the racE gene encoding glutamate racemase, giving the protein MQQAIAILDSGVGGLTVVKEVMRQLPREKIIYFGDTARAPYGPRSTEEVKLFTEQIVDYLIQFNPKMIVIACNTATAAALDYISAKVSIPVIGVIHPGARAAISATKTGRVGVIGTVGTIKSGAYTAALKELSPFVEVVSQACPALVPFVEQGMFRSEESHIAVAESLNGMKYEPIDTMILGCTHYPFLVEPIGKVMGPGVKLISSADETAREISTILYDKGQLARGDETPIHQFFCSGDAEMFQRIARDWLGEQLKRTPVVWQVSSL; this is encoded by the coding sequence GTGCAGCAGGCTATAGCTATACTAGACTCAGGTGTGGGGGGGCTTACAGTTGTCAAAGAAGTCATGAGACAGCTTCCCAGGGAAAAGATCATTTATTTTGGTGATACTGCCCGCGCCCCTTACGGACCCCGTTCGACCGAAGAAGTGAAATTGTTCACTGAACAAATCGTTGACTATTTAATTCAATTTAATCCTAAAATGATAGTAATTGCTTGTAATACGGCAACAGCAGCAGCACTCGATTATATTTCGGCCAAGGTGTCCATTCCCGTTATCGGTGTGATCCACCCCGGAGCCCGCGCGGCTATCAGCGCTACCAAAACCGGCCGGGTCGGTGTGATCGGAACGGTCGGAACCATAAAAAGCGGGGCGTATACCGCTGCGCTAAAGGAGCTGTCCCCGTTTGTAGAAGTGGTCAGCCAGGCTTGTCCGGCGCTGGTGCCCTTTGTGGAGCAGGGCATGTTCCGCTCGGAAGAGAGCCATATCGCAGTGGCTGAATCTCTTAACGGCATGAAATACGAGCCTATCGACACTATGATTCTCGGCTGCACTCATTATCCTTTTTTGGTAGAGCCGATCGGTAAAGTGATGGGGCCGGGAGTGAAGCTGATCAGCTCAGCGGATGAAACGGCGCGGGAGATTAGTACGATTCTCTATGACAAAGGCCAGCTGGCCCGGGGGGATGAAACCCCGATTCACCAGTTTTTCTGCAGCGGAGATGCCGAAATGTTCCAACGGATCGCCCGCGACTGGCTCGGCGAACAGCTCAAGCGGACCCCTGTGGTCTGGCAGGTATCCTCGCTGTAA
- a CDS encoding Dabb family protein yields MIKHIVFFKLKDRSPESVAVTVGVLRNMEGKIPQLLSIEVGADVIHSERSFDIALVTTVASLEDLQAYQVHPAHKEVIAHINEVKELSIAVDYEI; encoded by the coding sequence ATGATCAAGCATATCGTATTTTTCAAATTAAAAGACCGGTCTCCGGAGAGTGTGGCCGTTACAGTAGGCGTACTCCGCAACATGGAAGGGAAGATTCCGCAGCTGCTCTCTATTGAGGTTGGTGCAGATGTGATTCATTCGGAGCGTTCCTTCGATATCGCGCTGGTGACTACCGTTGCTTCACTTGAGGATCTGCAGGCCTATCAGGTTCACCCTGCCCACAAGGAAGTTATTGCCCACATTAACGAGGTTAAAGAGCTTTCTATCGCTGTGGATTACGAAATTTAA
- a CDS encoding class I SAM-dependent methyltransferase → MSQYWDGRFAREGMIWGSEPSPSAEQARKLFLAEGVKSVLVPGAGYGRNTKVFSAGFTAYGVEMSAEALELAAEWDPETVFIAGSALEVQLNTQVDAVYCYDVLHLFMEAQRRQLVAACLDQLRPGGLLYFTSFSDEDPNNGTGNQLEPGTYEYKEGKYAHFFSEADLRDHFAGTEILETGSFTERLHSSQGGAHEYILRYIIARTLS, encoded by the coding sequence ATGTCGCAATATTGGGATGGGCGCTTTGCCCGGGAAGGCATGATATGGGGTAGTGAGCCGAGTCCGTCGGCGGAGCAGGCAAGGAAGCTTTTTCTTGCAGAAGGTGTGAAATCGGTGCTGGTGCCCGGCGCAGGCTATGGACGTAACACCAAAGTATTCTCGGCGGGATTCACTGCCTATGGCGTTGAAATGAGCGCGGAGGCACTGGAGCTGGCGGCGGAGTGGGACCCGGAAACTGTTTTTATTGCCGGATCGGCGCTGGAGGTACAATTGAATACACAAGTGGACGCTGTATATTGCTATGATGTGCTTCATTTATTTATGGAGGCACAGCGGCGGCAGCTGGTTGCTGCATGCCTGGATCAGCTGCGGCCCGGCGGGCTGCTGTATTTCACCAGCTTTTCCGATGAGGACCCGAACAACGGCACAGGCAACCAACTTGAACCGGGAACCTATGAATATAAGGAAGGGAAATATGCCCACTTTTTCAGCGAGGCTGATCTAAGAGATCATTTTGCCGGAACGGAGATTCTGGAGACCGGATCATTTACCGAGCGGCTGCATAGCAGCCAGGGCGGGGCTCATGAATACATACTGCGGTACATTATTGCACGTACATTGTCCTAA
- a CDS encoding metalloregulator ArsR/SmtB family transcription factor → MKKGQESGSTRRNIMTLLKMKGPLTIGALAEELGITEMGVRRHVLQLEQESLAKTRVVRQAMGRPMHVYSLTERAEEHFPKTYHNLALELLKELDQTSGIEAVNVLFEGRRRRMLAQYTPMMEHRDLEERVAELSAIQNSGGYMAEWSKEEDGSFVMREYNCPIRQVATQYRKACQCEQSLFEELLGAKVTRSECMAEGGQCCRYAITANPPAKRDKTYEKSS, encoded by the coding sequence ATGAAAAAAGGGCAGGAGAGCGGTTCGACAAGACGCAATATTATGACGCTGCTCAAAATGAAGGGGCCGCTGACGATCGGCGCGCTGGCTGAGGAACTGGGCATTACCGAAATGGGTGTCCGCCGTCATGTGCTGCAGCTGGAGCAGGAGTCGCTGGCCAAAACGAGAGTGGTCCGCCAGGCGATGGGCAGGCCGATGCATGTGTATTCGCTGACCGAACGGGCGGAGGAGCATTTTCCCAAAACCTATCACAATCTGGCGCTGGAACTCCTGAAGGAGCTGGACCAGACGAGCGGGATTGAAGCGGTTAATGTGCTGTTTGAAGGCCGGCGCAGACGGATGCTTGCCCAGTACACGCCGATGATGGAGCACCGGGACCTGGAGGAACGGGTGGCTGAGCTGTCAGCGATCCAGAATTCCGGCGGGTACATGGCTGAATGGAGCAAGGAGGAGGACGGCAGCTTTGTGATGCGGGAGTACAATTGTCCCATCCGCCAGGTTGCCACGCAATACCGCAAAGCCTGCCAGTGTGAACAGAGCCTGTTCGAGGAGCTGCTCGGGGCAAAGGTGACGCGAAGCGAATGTATGGCCGAAGGCGGGCAATGCTGCCGGTATGCGATTACAGCGAATCCTCCGGCCAAGCGGGACAAAACGTACGAAAAGTCTTCCTGA
- a CDS encoding aldo/keto reductase produces MKHLNGSTVLNNGVHMPWFGLGTFKAEGAEVANAVTTALELGYRSIDTAAVYGNEEEVGQSIAASGVARDSLFVTTKVWNSDQGYDRTLQAFDTSCKKLGLDMIDLYLIHWPGRDKYKDTWRALERLYEEGRVRAIGVSNFQIHHLEELRKDSGIVPAVNQVELHPRFIQKELHDYCVRHQIQIEAWAPLMKGRLQDNELLQGIAGKHGKTVSQVILRWGLQNRIVIIPKSVTLSRIKENSEIFDFELTAEEVSAISGLDAGERIGTDPDKLMF; encoded by the coding sequence ATGAAGCATCTTAATGGCAGCACGGTTCTGAATAACGGGGTTCATATGCCCTGGTTTGGTCTGGGCACGTTTAAAGCAGAGGGGGCCGAAGTGGCTAATGCGGTAACAACCGCACTTGAGCTGGGTTACCGGAGCATCGATACTGCGGCAGTATATGGCAATGAGGAAGAAGTCGGCCAGTCCATCGCAGCAAGCGGAGTGGCACGCGACAGCCTTTTCGTTACCACGAAAGTATGGAATTCGGATCAGGGCTATGACCGGACGCTACAAGCTTTTGACACCAGCTGCAAGAAGCTTGGTCTTGATATGATTGACTTGTATCTGATTCATTGGCCGGGCAGGGATAAATATAAAGACACCTGGCGTGCACTGGAGCGCTTATATGAAGAAGGCCGTGTGCGGGCCATCGGCGTCAGCAATTTCCAGATTCATCATCTGGAGGAGCTGCGCAAAGACAGCGGGATCGTGCCTGCCGTTAATCAGGTGGAGCTGCATCCGCGGTTTATCCAGAAGGAGCTGCATGACTATTGTGTCCGGCACCAGATTCAGATTGAGGCCTGGGCGCCGCTGATGAAGGGCAGACTGCAGGATAACGAGCTGCTGCAGGGTATCGCCGGTAAGCACGGCAAGACCGTATCCCAGGTGATTTTGCGCTGGGGTCTGCAGAACCGGATTGTTATTATTCCGAAATCGGTTACCCTGTCCCGGATCAAGGAGAACAGCGAAATCTTTGATTTCGAGCTGACAGCTGAAGAAGTAAGTGCTATTAGCGGACTGGATGCCGGTGAACGGATCGGGACTGATCCCGACAAGCTGATGTTCTAG
- a CDS encoding YtxH domain-containing protein, which produces MKKDTKSLLWGILAGSVVGSVTALLFAPKPGKELRQDIVDGTNGAIDKVQEIAGAAGEKSTELYGKAKDAVESVVSEVKEWSKQYTQIDAEEEIAVVSGIVTEEAAVSLDETETAEIIAAAAGDAQDVADAEDNADAVLEDGVAAKDDKDSIL; this is translated from the coding sequence ATGAAAAAGGATACCAAAAGCTTGCTGTGGGGAATTCTGGCCGGTAGTGTAGTCGGTTCTGTGACTGCCCTGCTGTTTGCCCCTAAACCGGGAAAAGAGCTGCGCCAGGACATTGTGGACGGAACGAACGGTGCAATTGATAAGGTGCAGGAAATCGCGGGTGCAGCAGGCGAAAAAAGCACGGAGCTGTACGGGAAAGCCAAAGACGCAGTGGAGTCCGTGGTCAGCGAAGTGAAGGAATGGAGCAAGCAGTATACCCAGATTGATGCGGAGGAAGAAATTGCCGTAGTCAGCGGAATCGTTACTGAGGAAGCTGCTGTAAGTCTGGACGAAACGGAAACGGCAGAGATCATTGCGGCCGCTGCCGGGGATGCACAGGATGTGGCTGATGCGGAAGACAATGCGGACGCTGTTCTGGAAGATGGAGTTGCTGCAAAAGATGACAAGGACAGCATTCTCTAA
- a CDS encoding helix-turn-helix transcriptional regulator, translated as MPKNQQEPHKIQAWSLINRKYLGQGVRVKRFRRPKRSQIRNRVLLAILMAKDMKLSRLAEELSVSSRSVSAWVYEGRIPSRNNLDKVCRLLGYPSHILFNEALLRQSPIVCQPTPSRFMKRTLAHSPQNNVILTGLCMVYDFSVTDVSIWIGVHPGTFRKWLHHCHLPTLALQEKAESFFRIPRHILFADCELR; from the coding sequence ATGCCTAAGAATCAACAAGAACCTCACAAAATTCAGGCTTGGTCTCTGATCAACCGCAAATATCTTGGACAGGGCGTACGTGTAAAACGGTTCCGCAGACCTAAACGCAGCCAGATCCGTAACCGGGTACTGCTGGCCATTCTGATGGCCAAGGACATGAAGCTCTCCAGGCTTGCCGAAGAGCTTTCCGTATCCTCGCGCAGTGTAAGCGCCTGGGTGTACGAAGGCCGCATCCCCTCCAGAAACAATCTGGACAAGGTATGCCGGCTGCTGGGCTATCCGTCCCATATTCTGTTCAATGAGGCACTGCTGCGGCAAAGTCCGATTGTCTGCCAGCCCACCCCATCCCGTTTTATGAAAAGAACGCTTGCCCACTCTCCGCAGAATAATGTTATTCTTACTGGGCTGTGCATGGTGTATGACTTCTCTGTAACGGATGTCAGCATCTGGATCGGCGTCCACCCGGGCACCTTCCGCAAATGGCTGCATCACTGCCATCTTCCAACCCTGGCTCTGCAGGAAAAGGCGGAGAGCTTCTTCCGTATTCCGCGGCATATTTTGTTCGCCGATTGTGAGCTGAGATAG
- a CDS encoding M14 family zinc carboxypeptidase, producing the protein MQQYIARKGDTVGRIAARHGLTPEHVIQGNPWAGGQPYLYPGQVLFLPSAPRKRYSVQDGDNAVSIAALFGVGIAELELLNPGVTSGRCCVPGKVLVIPQSAPDSIVAVNCEYGPVQAEEDIRLLTQKYPFITASNIGTSVLGKPLHLLRIGSGSRHLHVNAALHANEWLTSPCLMSFIEQYAEAYATGSDWNGHDPAQWYADWTIWAVPMANPDGVELVQEGTLPGHPYYAELMKWNCGRRSFRHWKANIRGVDLGDQFPAHWEKERERRQIPGPAPRDYSGPAPLSEPEAAALAALAERYPGEAAVSLHSQGAEIYWNYRGYEPPGSRELAARLAAASGYRAVELTGSDAGYKDWFIQQFRRPGFTVELGTGKNPLPLADYEDAALETGLILAEILSNLHKN; encoded by the coding sequence ATGCAGCAATATATTGCCCGCAAGGGAGATACAGTCGGCCGGATTGCCGCCAGGCATGGACTTACGCCGGAGCATGTCATTCAGGGAAACCCGTGGGCCGGGGGGCAGCCCTACCTGTACCCTGGGCAGGTTCTGTTCCTGCCTTCGGCCCCGCGAAAACGATACTCTGTCCAGGATGGGGACAATGCGGTGTCCATCGCTGCCCTGTTCGGCGTCGGTATAGCAGAGCTGGAGCTGCTGAATCCGGGCGTTACTTCCGGCCGGTGCTGTGTTCCGGGCAAAGTGCTGGTCATCCCCCAGTCTGCACCGGACAGCATAGTTGCAGTTAACTGTGAGTATGGACCCGTTCAGGCCGAGGAGGATATCAGGCTGCTGACGCAAAAATATCCCTTTATCACCGCCAGTAACATTGGAACAAGTGTGTTAGGCAAACCGCTGCACCTCCTGCGGATCGGCAGCGGCTCCCGCCATCTGCATGTGAATGCTGCGCTGCATGCCAATGAATGGCTGACCTCGCCTTGTCTGATGTCATTTATAGAACAATATGCAGAAGCTTATGCAACCGGCAGTGACTGGAACGGGCACGATCCGGCGCAGTGGTACGCAGACTGGACAATTTGGGCTGTACCGATGGCCAATCCTGATGGTGTAGAGCTGGTGCAGGAAGGGACGCTGCCGGGCCATCCCTATTACGCGGAGCTGATGAAATGGAACTGCGGCCGCCGCAGCTTCCGGCACTGGAAAGCCAATATCCGCGGCGTGGATCTCGGCGACCAGTTCCCCGCCCACTGGGAGAAGGAACGCGAACGCCGGCAGATTCCCGGGCCTGCTCCGCGTGACTACAGCGGTCCGGCACCGCTCAGCGAGCCGGAAGCAGCGGCACTCGCCGCACTTGCCGAGCGTTATCCGGGGGAAGCTGCCGTTTCCCTCCACAGCCAGGGGGCTGAAATCTACTGGAACTACCGGGGATATGAACCGCCGGGAAGCAGGGAGCTGGCGGCGCGGCTGGCGGCGGCAAGCGGCTACCGGGCGGTAGAGCTTACCGGAAGTGATGCCGGTTATAAGGACTGGTTCATCCAGCAGTTCCGGAGGCCGGGCTTTACAGTTGAGCTGGGAACAGGCAAAAACCCGCTGCCGCTGGCGGATTACGAAGATGCTGCACTGGAAACCGGGCTTATTTTAGCGGAAATCCTCTCGAATTTGCATAAAAATTGA
- a CDS encoding HepT-like ribonuclease domain-containing protein, producing MYYVNRKQIENILDQIPAIGTGLRSAADSWDGGIINGLVQERCLHLAIEVVTDVGSCLIDGFIMRDAGSYEDIISIINEETVLGDSGMYDTLIDLVALRKPLVQDYFVWDRSRLHPLTLLLPGILDRFALEVRRYLDQELGAEIQV from the coding sequence GTGTACTATGTTAACCGGAAACAAATTGAGAATATACTGGATCAGATTCCCGCAATCGGGACCGGTCTGCGCAGTGCTGCGGATTCCTGGGACGGTGGCATTATTAACGGACTTGTACAGGAGCGGTGTCTGCATCTGGCGATTGAGGTAGTGACGGATGTCGGCAGCTGCCTGATTGACGGCTTTATTATGCGCGATGCGGGAAGCTATGAGGATATTATTTCGATCATTAACGAGGAAACAGTGCTCGGGGACAGCGGAATGTACGATACCCTGATCGATCTGGTGGCGCTCCGTAAGCCGCTGGTGCAGGATTATTTTGTCTGGGACCGGAGCAGGCTTCACCCGCTGACCCTGCTGCTGCCGGGTATTCTGGACCGTTTTGCCCTGGAAGTGCGCAGATATCTGGATCAGGAGCTTGGGGCGGAAATACAGGTCTAA
- a CDS encoding heme biosynthesis protein HemY, whose product MNVKITRNAAKVIKKTMELEGNSELKLRVAITHAHGDHAHYGLDLDTPKENDIVVSTDKDIDVILDPNQPLLDGVKIDYLYLPEEGFVITNPSKGNHGDH is encoded by the coding sequence ATGAACGTCAAAATTACCCGCAATGCGGCTAAAGTTATAAAAAAAACCATGGAGCTTGAAGGCAACAGCGAGCTTAAGCTGCGCGTAGCGATTACGCATGCCCACGGCGACCACGCCCACTATGGTCTTGATTTGGACACGCCTAAAGAAAATGACATCGTGGTTTCCACCGACAAAGACATCGATGTTATTCTTGACCCGAACCAGCCGCTGCTGGACGGTGTGAAGATCGATTACTTGTATCTCCCGGAAGAAGGCTTTGTCATTACTAATCCGTCCAAAGGCAATCACGGCGACCACTAA
- a CDS encoding DUF1450 domain-containing protein produces the protein MANEIQICDQCNHTRMKTIMPKLRKMAPDAEIKVGCKSYCGPCGKRAFIYINGRYVSAPTEDEVLAKAEAFVKKPAAVKE, from the coding sequence ATGGCTAACGAGATACAGATTTGTGATCAATGCAATCACACCAGAATGAAGACAATTATGCCCAAGCTGCGCAAGATGGCGCCCGATGCCGAGATCAAAGTCGGCTGCAAGTCCTATTGCGGACCTTGCGGCAAACGGGCCTTTATCTATATTAACGGACGTTATGTAAGTGCTCCTACTGAGGATGAGGTGCTGGCGAAGGCGGAAGCTTTTGTAAAGAAGCCGGCGGCAGTTAAGGAATAA